A single Watersipora subatra chromosome 7, tzWatSuba1.1, whole genome shotgun sequence DNA region contains:
- the LOC137400683 gene encoding uncharacterized protein: MNSVSQLLMESVIPLEVRAVIKDAIRMGTFGQEYEHLVRSKNFSTLSNYQVDVLVTNMMASQRFIKAALRCKRAKISDRGFIRLMNITTRLVLDRMVERKARNKFNQHVHATISEMSRKQWLALTVLVRSRVVTRTLPVFPRRKLRRRFPRVSDNESSGSILSFYNPHSDSSSISSDSGLTITHSSSEDRIPPVAGRKRKSCSPVSDDEAKRRRILTLSAFLLFLIT, encoded by the exons ATGAACTCTGTGTCTCAACTGCTCATGGAGTCTGTTATTCCTCTGGAAGTTCGAGCAGTCATA AAAGATGCTATTAGAATGGGTACTTTTGGGCAAGAGTATGAACATTTGGTTAGATCTAAGAACTTCTCTACCCTCTCTAACTACCAAGTTGATGTGTTGGTGACGAACATGATGGCCAGTCAGAGGTTCATAAAG GCTGCTTTAAGATGTAAGAGGGCTAAGATATCTGATAGGGGCTTTATTCGTCTAATGAACATCACAACAAGACTAGTACTGGATAGGATGGTTGAAAGAAAGGCCAGAAACAAATTCAATCAACACGTACATGCGACCATTAGTGAGATGTCTAGGAAACAGTGGCTGGCTCTGACGGTGCTGGTTAGATCCAG AGTCGTGACCAGGACACTTCCAGTCTTTCCTCGTAGGAAACTACGAAGACGTTTTCCTCGTGTTTCTGACAATGAGTCTAGTGGTTCAATCCTTTCCTTCTATAATCCTCATTCTGACAGCTCATCGATTTCCTCTGATTCTGGTCTCACCATCACTCATTCATCCTCTGAGGATCGCATTCCCCCTG TTGCTGGGAGAAAGAGGAAGTCGTGTTCACCTGTTAGTGATGACGAAGCCAAGCGCAGAAGAATCTTGACACTCTCTG